In one Leptospira mayottensis 200901116 genomic region, the following are encoded:
- a CDS encoding indolepyruvate ferredoxin oxidoreductase subunit alpha, producing MAYVVTEPCRNCKYTYCAAVCPVEAFREGTDCLYIEPSVCIDCNKCRPECPVEAIYPDYEVPSIWHGWIAENVHKAKHSPVIIDVKVPLKKEGCVNSEY from the coding sequence ATGGCTTATGTAGTTACTGAGCCGTGCAGGAATTGCAAATACACATACTGCGCAGCAGTCTGTCCTGTGGAAGCTTTCCGAGAAGGAACTGATTGTCTTTATATCGAACCTTCCGTCTGTATTGATTGTAATAAATGCAGACCGGAATGTCCGGTGGAAGCGATTTATCCGGATTACGAAGTTCCGTCTATCTGGCATGGTTGGATTGCGGAGAATGTTCATAAAGCGAAGCATTCTCCCGTTATTATAGACGTGAAAGTTCCTCTCAAAAAAGAGGGATGTGTAAATTCGGAATATTAG
- a CDS encoding tetratricopeptide repeat protein, with protein sequence MVPGLKSKFTSIFIFFLTITLFSVCSFEQKKTKELVFISETDLNSFQEGNSKFKNGDYLEAIEFYSRDLDVNPDNPTSLNNRGLAKSKSGNETGAISDYNRAIEKREDYAIAFNNRGCAKMKVSDYRGAIEDLSLAIRLKPTYANALNNRAVVNWTVQEQQSACEDWKKAANLGHNEARKSFVKFCS encoded by the coding sequence TTGGTCCCCGGTCTTAAATCGAAATTTACATCGATTTTTATTTTTTTCCTAACTATTACGTTGTTTTCTGTCTGTTCTTTCGAACAAAAGAAAACGAAGGAACTGGTTTTCATCAGCGAAACCGATCTGAATTCCTTTCAAGAAGGAAATTCTAAATTCAAGAACGGGGACTACTTGGAAGCGATCGAGTTTTATTCTAGAGATCTGGACGTTAATCCGGACAATCCGACTTCACTTAACAACAGAGGACTTGCCAAAAGCAAATCTGGTAACGAAACAGGAGCGATTTCCGATTACAACCGGGCAATTGAAAAACGAGAAGATTACGCGATCGCTTTCAACAACCGAGGCTGTGCAAAAATGAAAGTTTCCGATTATCGAGGGGCGATCGAAGATCTTTCTTTGGCGATCCGTCTGAAACCAACTTATGCAAATGCACTCAATAATCGTGCCGTGGTAAACTGGACAGTACAAGAACAACAAAGCGCCTGCGAAGATTGGAAAAAAGCGGCAAATTTAGGACACAACGAAGCAAGAAAATCCTTTGTAAAGTTCTGTAGTTGA
- a CDS encoding ArsR/SmtB family transcription factor, whose product MELLEAKIVSGNSPKQILSALKALSDETRVRILHILSLSPLNVQEITEVLKMGQSRVSRHLKILTDAGFLIPEREGSWVYYRIIEEKKAPAFSSEVTELLLSYKEDLPFRTTDQAQISEILSRRDQKNTFYFNNVAHDWESIQKDVLDPAIYRKKILSYLPDFSSLIYDLGCGPGGLIPYLLTKSDQVIGIDASPKMVEEAEVAFTGNAHVSLICSPLENVASYAREEADAVVASMVLHHLSNPPAVIREIYKILKPGGTFCLVDLKKHNQEFMRDNFSDLWLGFDYSLLQDWLELSGFRVGSYEEFDTGNVFKILIIQAKKKED is encoded by the coding sequence ATGGAGCTTTTGGAAGCCAAAATTGTTTCCGGTAATAGTCCGAAGCAGATTCTTTCTGCTCTAAAAGCGCTTTCGGATGAAACAAGAGTCCGAATTCTTCATATTCTTTCTTTATCCCCTTTGAATGTGCAAGAAATTACAGAAGTTTTAAAAATGGGTCAGTCTCGCGTCTCTCGACATCTTAAAATTTTAACTGATGCGGGATTCTTGATTCCTGAAAGAGAAGGTTCTTGGGTATATTACCGAATTATAGAGGAAAAAAAAGCCCCCGCTTTTTCTTCCGAGGTCACTGAACTTCTTCTTTCCTACAAAGAAGATTTACCGTTTCGAACGACGGATCAAGCGCAGATTTCCGAGATTCTTTCCAGAAGGGATCAAAAGAATACATTCTATTTTAATAATGTAGCTCACGACTGGGAATCGATTCAAAAGGATGTGCTGGATCCTGCAATCTATCGTAAAAAAATTCTTTCTTATTTACCTGATTTTTCCTCCTTAATTTACGATTTGGGATGTGGTCCTGGAGGTTTGATCCCTTATCTTTTGACGAAGTCAGATCAGGTAATCGGGATCGACGCGTCTCCTAAGATGGTGGAAGAAGCGGAGGTAGCATTTACAGGAAACGCTCATGTATCCTTAATCTGTTCTCCTTTGGAAAACGTAGCATCTTACGCGAGAGAGGAAGCGGATGCGGTCGTCGCTTCTATGGTGCTTCATCATCTTTCTAACCCACCTGCAGTGATTCGCGAAATTTATAAAATTCTGAAACCCGGCGGAACCTTCTGTCTTGTGGATTTGAAAAAACACAATCAAGAGTTTATGAGGGATAACTTCTCCGACCTTTGGTTGGGATTTGATTATTCTCTTCTACAGGATTGGTTGGAACTTTCCGGCTTTAGAGTTGGTTCTTACGAGGAATTTGATACGGGTAACGTTTTCAAAATTTTGATCATTCAAGCAAAGAAAAAGGAGGACTAA
- a CDS encoding DUF1564 family protein encodes MESKEEISSKREITFRKKRTPVTLLIPEQIVHLRKLKANKLNQELSFLLKKYQKCALEKKFLGRSFPAVSYQRKGLKLKKMNFRPNEKDWVTLGVLALGLGVSRCLLFAILEEWEYANEIPYYQTGGALTKITLLREILPPKNRFFSQLFPSPS; translated from the coding sequence ATGGAATCAAAAGAAGAAATTAGTTCGAAAAGAGAAATCACCTTCCGAAAAAAAAGAACACCCGTTACTCTCCTTATTCCGGAGCAGATTGTGCACTTAAGAAAATTAAAGGCAAATAAATTGAATCAAGAATTGAGTTTTCTCCTAAAGAAATATCAGAAATGTGCGCTCGAAAAGAAATTTTTAGGAAGAAGTTTCCCTGCAGTAAGCTATCAGAGAAAAGGTTTAAAACTAAAAAAGATGAATTTTCGTCCAAACGAAAAGGATTGGGTCACTTTGGGAGTCCTCGCTCTTGGGTTAGGTGTTTCTCGTTGTCTCCTTTTTGCCATCTTAGAAGAGTGGGAGTACGCTAACGAAATCCCCTACTACCAAACAGGAGGAGCTCTTACAAAAATCACCCTTCTCAGAGAAATTCTCCCACCCAAAAACCGATTCTTCTCCCAACTTTTTCCTTCTCCCTCATAA
- a CDS encoding acyl-CoA thioesterase, whose protein sequence is MKIEEPTPIRKNHSTQITIRWDELDPNQHVNNKNFQGYLDEARMRAMRDWGFSMEKLKTQGFVPVILSIHLDFKREINYPETITVESDLFIKTPIRAVFVQRIICQSSQTLSCNASTDWVILNSNSKRPLKFLEAIGLEQTV, encoded by the coding sequence ATGAAAATCGAAGAACCGACCCCGATTCGAAAAAACCACTCGACACAAATTACGATCCGTTGGGATGAATTGGATCCGAACCAACATGTAAACAATAAAAATTTCCAAGGTTACTTGGACGAGGCTAGAATGAGAGCAATGAGGGACTGGGGATTTTCCATGGAAAAACTAAAAACACAGGGTTTTGTACCGGTGATTCTTTCGATTCACCTCGATTTTAAACGCGAAATCAACTATCCGGAAACGATTACGGTTGAATCCGATCTTTTTATAAAAACACCCATTCGTGCGGTATTTGTACAAAGGATCATTTGTCAAAGCAGTCAAACTCTTTCTTGCAACGCGAGTACGGATTGGGTGATTCTCAATTCGAACTCAAAACGGCCCTTGAAATTTCTGGAAGCGATCGGTCTCGAACAGACAGTTTAA
- a CDS encoding polysaccharide deacetylase family protein, with the protein MPFLFLFLINSIKRNILITPAIFYLLVSSILIASPVNDFLNPEKNRKPTTSSSKKDTEQKPPKSLYTPEDSSQKTISKKNQKEQTKSANVDSDPAQSEDEISRKKSVVKSRKEPDSKRENFDVSKNSKKKKYEDALPTVKEDTPPTPSYTTQGVESVSGGGIPVLCYHHLASEGGPMGGYNLHPNLLEEQFKFLKATGYNTIRLDQFYAYINGKKPSNFPDKPILLTFDDGSKTHLEVLVPLLKKYGFTASIFIYPSIISSRKKYYMTWEELKKALDSGVLDLGSHTLYHPKLPMMSRALIRKQLVESKQILETKTGRKVIDLAYPFGLFDPRVIEEAKAIGYRMAFTVNPGKNLPGTPVYNIHRSLVPWGQSQSAFNSILTMAPPPKISISIQDGSWVKAGQEFKIHLEGVQPESVSIKIKSKNVLLENQSPDYTVKIPSFAKKSTFLPLMVQAKTKDGKQIQYQYLFINQEFQKHPDGDF; encoded by the coding sequence ATCCCGTTCTTATTTCTCTTTCTCATTAATAGCATTAAGCGCAATATCCTCATAACTCCCGCAATCTTTTATCTCTTAGTATCTTCGATTCTTATCGCTTCCCCTGTGAACGATTTCCTCAACCCTGAGAAGAATAGAAAACCGACTACTTCGTCTTCAAAAAAAGATACAGAACAAAAACCACCGAAATCTTTGTACACTCCCGAAGATTCCTCGCAAAAAACCATTTCTAAAAAAAATCAAAAAGAACAAACGAAATCCGCTAACGTAGATTCCGACCCCGCTCAGTCCGAAGATGAAATTTCCCGTAAAAAATCCGTAGTTAAAAGCCGAAAAGAACCCGATTCAAAACGAGAAAATTTTGACGTTTCTAAGAATTCCAAAAAGAAAAAATACGAAGACGCGCTTCCAACTGTTAAAGAAGATACTCCACCGACTCCCAGTTATACGACTCAAGGAGTCGAATCCGTTTCTGGAGGCGGGATTCCCGTTCTTTGTTATCACCACTTAGCATCCGAAGGCGGACCGATGGGAGGTTATAATCTTCACCCGAATCTTTTGGAAGAACAATTTAAGTTTTTGAAAGCTACAGGTTACAACACGATTCGCCTGGATCAATTCTACGCGTATATCAACGGTAAAAAACCCTCCAACTTTCCAGACAAACCGATTTTACTGACATTCGACGACGGCTCCAAAACACATTTGGAAGTTTTAGTTCCTCTTTTAAAAAAATACGGTTTCACCGCTTCTATCTTTATCTATCCTTCGATCATCTCCTCGCGAAAGAAATATTACATGACCTGGGAGGAGTTAAAAAAGGCTTTAGATAGTGGAGTTTTGGACCTAGGCTCTCATACTTTATATCATCCGAAACTTCCAATGATGAGCCGCGCTTTAATTCGAAAACAACTCGTAGAATCCAAACAAATCTTAGAAACAAAAACAGGTAGAAAGGTAATCGATCTCGCGTATCCCTTCGGTCTTTTCGATCCGAGAGTAATCGAGGAAGCGAAAGCGATCGGTTATAGAATGGCGTTTACAGTCAACCCAGGTAAAAATCTTCCGGGAACTCCCGTTTACAACATACACAGATCCTTGGTTCCTTGGGGACAATCTCAGTCGGCGTTTAATTCCATTCTTACGATGGCCCCTCCCCCGAAGATCTCCATTTCTATCCAAGACGGATCTTGGGTAAAAGCAGGCCAAGAATTCAAGATTCACCTTGAAGGGGTTCAACCTGAGTCGGTTAGCATCAAGATCAAAAGTAAGAACGTACTCCTAGAAAATCAATCTCCAGATTATACGGTAAAGATCCCGAGCTTCGCAAAAAAATCCACATTTCTTCCTTTGATGGTGCAAGCTAAAACGAAGGACGGCAAACAAATCCAATATCAGTACCTTTTTATCAATCAGGAATTTCAAAAACATCCAGACGGTGATTTTTAA
- a CDS encoding TetR/AcrR family transcriptional regulator, producing MKLSPTAAETRKKKILETGIHLLRKTGPNEIGIQEIADASGIPKGSFYNYFPSKDHFLLEALEIYTNAAIQWNESVLEEGGRGLSSLHFLYKKKVDLEKNFLQEELSCLINVLSQHSSSQRPELRKRLKLSLETISRGIIESLQVPESQPLLKRIQYLESSWRGAMLLSRATGDESYLENFLSNLKKNEF from the coding sequence ATGAAACTCTCTCCTACCGCAGCAGAAACTAGAAAGAAAAAGATCCTCGAAACCGGAATTCATCTCCTCCGAAAAACCGGACCAAATGAAATCGGAATCCAAGAGATCGCGGACGCTTCTGGGATTCCCAAAGGATCTTTCTACAATTACTTCCCTTCCAAGGATCACTTTCTCTTGGAGGCCTTAGAAATATATACGAATGCCGCAATCCAATGGAACGAATCCGTCTTAGAAGAAGGGGGAAGAGGACTTTCTTCTCTCCATTTTCTCTACAAAAAAAAAGTAGATTTAGAAAAGAATTTCCTTCAAGAAGAACTCTCCTGTCTTATCAATGTCCTCTCTCAACATTCATCTTCTCAAAGGCCGGAACTGAGAAAAAGATTGAAATTGTCTCTTGAAACCATCTCAAGAGGAATCATTGAATCGCTTCAAGTTCCCGAATCTCAACCCCTTCTAAAACGCATTCAATATTTAGAATCTTCTTGGAGAGGTGCAATGCTCCTCTCCAGAGCAACGGGAGACGAATCCTATCTTGAGAATTTTTTATCCAATCTCAAAAAGAATGAATTTTAG
- a CDS encoding LB099 family protein: MEIYEKEKRKLLSASTPEQYIELSIKSKLTGPKKSSITSEWLTSTGYTIEDIKYARNRHPFWRKKRNQGSYERNSKRLEQHNYYRTDRKIVWDKGKLAKFFDLNSKGLADHELAKNFRTSIPAVNHIRRKFRFASQLLQLEKQKPAKGGILKLCTHSESVLKRLIREKGGQ; this comes from the coding sequence ATGGAAATCTACGAAAAAGAAAAACGAAAACTACTTTCAGCATCTACACCGGAGCAGTACATCGAGCTATCCATCAAATCGAAACTGACCGGACCCAAAAAATCTAGTATCACGTCGGAATGGCTTACATCCACTGGGTATACGATTGAGGATATCAAATACGCAAGAAACCGCCACCCCTTCTGGAGAAAGAAGAGGAATCAAGGCTCATACGAACGTAACAGCAAACGTTTGGAACAACACAATTATTACCGAACAGATCGGAAGATCGTTTGGGATAAAGGCAAACTAGCGAAGTTCTTCGACCTCAACTCGAAAGGGTTAGCTGATCACGAATTAGCAAAAAATTTTAGAACTTCGATTCCAGCTGTGAATCATATACGTAGAAAGTTTCGCTTTGCCTCTCAGCTTCTACAACTCGAAAAACAAAAACCGGCAAAGGGTGGAATTCTGAAACTTTGCACCCACAGTGAATCAGTTTTAAAAAGATTGATCCGAGAGAAAGGAGGACAATAA
- a CDS encoding TIGR01458 family HAD-type hydrolase: MNENTILQKRIQASVQGVLLDLDGVLYTGDSVLPGAREVVSYLKENHIPHLFLTNTTTKSRNGIFEFLNDLKIPVEEKRILNSPRAASEYIRETGNPKTFFVIQKEVEKDLEGIDFEQKIPEAVLIGDIGKEWNYRILNDIFQKVKKGARLIALHKGKYWQTKEGLMLDMGAFVSGIEYATGVKAEIIGKPSPAFFKAALKMISTQASETIMIGDDLDSDVGGAQACGMRGVLVKTGKYRDGILQNSNVRPDAIWENISSLIPFLQKF, translated from the coding sequence ATGAATGAAAACACCATTTTGCAAAAAAGAATACAAGCGTCTGTTCAAGGTGTTTTGTTGGATTTGGACGGGGTATTGTATACCGGAGATTCTGTTCTTCCTGGGGCACGGGAGGTGGTTTCTTATTTAAAAGAGAATCACATACCTCATTTGTTTTTAACGAATACGACTACAAAATCGAGAAATGGGATTTTCGAATTTCTAAACGATCTCAAAATTCCAGTAGAGGAAAAAAGAATTCTAAATTCTCCCCGAGCCGCCAGCGAATACATTCGAGAAACAGGAAATCCAAAAACTTTTTTCGTTATTCAAAAGGAAGTCGAAAAAGATTTGGAAGGAATCGATTTCGAACAGAAAATTCCGGAAGCCGTGTTAATCGGAGATATTGGAAAAGAATGGAATTATAGGATTTTAAATGATATCTTTCAAAAAGTAAAAAAGGGAGCTAGGTTGATCGCTCTTCATAAAGGGAAGTATTGGCAGACAAAAGAAGGGTTGATGTTAGATATGGGGGCTTTCGTGTCCGGAATAGAATACGCGACCGGTGTAAAAGCCGAGATCATAGGAAAACCTTCTCCGGCGTTTTTTAAAGCTGCTCTGAAAATGATTTCCACGCAAGCGTCTGAGACGATTATGATCGGGGACGATCTTGATTCGGATGTAGGTGGAGCACAAGCTTGTGGGATGCGGGGAGTTCTCGTAAAAACTGGAAAATATCGGGATGGAATATTGCAAAACTCGAATGTTCGCCCCGATGCAATTTGGGAAAATATAAGTTCACTGATTCCGTTTCTTCAGAAATTCTAA
- a CDS encoding class I SAM-dependent methyltransferase, which yields MNFKDHFSSHSSSYSEFRPGYPLELFPYLKSLVPNAKIVWDCGTGTGQAAVSLAATFEKVIATDPSTNQISNAEPRKNIEYRVCKAENSTLENHEADLITVAQAFHWFDFEPFYKEVIRVGRKNGILAIWGYGLHKISPEIDNIVDRLYRVIVSSYWPPERRYVEENYKTIPFPFEKIIPPPFSMKEEWTVDQILGYLRTWSSVQKYIQKNESDPVLLVETEIRNFWGKAQTKIVEWPLFFKIGKLPA from the coding sequence ATGAATTTCAAAGATCATTTTTCTTCTCATTCCTCTTCTTACTCCGAGTTCAGACCAGGTTATCCGCTTGAGTTATTTCCATATCTCAAAAGCCTCGTTCCAAACGCAAAAATAGTCTGGGATTGCGGAACCGGAACGGGTCAAGCCGCGGTTTCTCTTGCGGCAACTTTTGAAAAAGTGATCGCTACAGATCCGAGCACAAATCAAATTTCAAACGCCGAGCCTCGTAAAAACATAGAATACAGAGTCTGCAAGGCGGAAAATTCTACATTAGAAAATCATGAAGCGGATTTGATCACAGTGGCTCAAGCATTTCACTGGTTCGATTTCGAACCGTTTTACAAGGAAGTAATCCGAGTTGGAAGGAAAAACGGAATTCTTGCGATTTGGGGTTACGGTCTGCATAAAATCTCTCCCGAAATCGACAATATCGTGGACAGACTCTATAGAGTAATTGTCAGTTCGTACTGGCCACCGGAAAGAAGATACGTGGAAGAAAACTACAAAACGATTCCCTTCCCTTTTGAAAAGATTATCCCTCCCCCGTTCAGCATGAAGGAAGAATGGACAGTAGATCAAATATTAGGTTACCTGAGAACCTGGTCCAGCGTCCAGAAATACATTCAAAAAAATGAATCTGATCCGGTTCTTTTAGTCGAGACGGAAATCCGAAATTTTTGGGGCAAAGCCCAAACAAAAATCGTGGAATGGCCACTCTTCTTTAAAATCGGGAAACTTCCAGCTTGA
- the ahcY gene encoding adenosylhomocysteinase has protein sequence MSATTQEKGLSYKVKDLSQAEWGRQEIILAEKEMPGLMALRQEYKGKKPLTGARIAGSLHMTIQTAVLIETLTELGAEVRWSSCNIFSTQDHAAAAIAKAGVPVFAWKGETEEEYWWCIEQTLFFGDKGPNMILDDGGDLTAYVHEKYPKLLSEIRGISEETTTGVKSLYKLLKKGELKVPAFNVNDSVTKSKFDNLYGCRESLADGIKRATDVMLAGKVALVCGFGDVGKGSAASLRNFGARVIVTEIDPICALQASMEGYQVLRVEDIIEQVDIVVTATGNDDIITLEHMKAMKDGAILCNIGHFDTEIQMSRLNGEKGVTKKEIKPQVDKYTFADGKSIIVLAEGRLVNLGCATGHPSFVMSCSFTNQVLAQIELYNNKYELGVYTLPKHLDEKVAALHLDQLGVRLTKLNQKQADYLGVPLNGPFKPENYRY, from the coding sequence ATGTCCGCAACAACACAAGAAAAAGGTTTAAGCTATAAAGTAAAGGATCTTTCCCAAGCTGAATGGGGAAGGCAGGAGATTATCCTGGCGGAAAAAGAAATGCCGGGTCTTATGGCGTTAAGACAGGAATACAAAGGTAAAAAACCTTTAACGGGTGCAAGAATTGCCGGATCTCTTCACATGACAATTCAGACCGCAGTTCTGATCGAAACCCTGACGGAATTGGGAGCGGAAGTGAGATGGTCTTCTTGCAATATCTTCTCCACCCAAGATCATGCTGCCGCTGCGATTGCTAAAGCCGGAGTCCCCGTTTTTGCATGGAAAGGAGAAACCGAAGAAGAATACTGGTGGTGTATTGAACAAACCCTTTTCTTCGGAGATAAAGGACCGAATATGATACTTGATGACGGAGGAGACCTCACTGCTTACGTTCATGAGAAGTATCCTAAATTGTTAAGCGAAATTCGCGGTATTTCCGAAGAAACGACCACAGGTGTCAAGAGTCTTTACAAATTACTCAAAAAGGGAGAATTGAAAGTCCCCGCGTTCAACGTAAACGATTCTGTTACCAAGTCTAAGTTTGACAACCTATACGGATGTCGCGAATCTCTCGCGGATGGAATCAAAAGAGCTACCGACGTTATGCTCGCAGGTAAAGTGGCTCTCGTTTGCGGTTTTGGAGACGTAGGTAAAGGATCCGCCGCTTCTCTTCGTAACTTCGGTGCGAGAGTGATTGTAACCGAAATCGATCCAATCTGCGCTCTTCAAGCTTCTATGGAAGGATATCAAGTTCTTCGCGTGGAAGACATCATCGAACAAGTGGACATCGTAGTAACCGCAACTGGAAACGACGACATCATCACTCTCGAACACATGAAAGCGATGAAAGACGGGGCGATTCTCTGTAACATCGGACACTTCGACACCGAGATCCAAATGTCTAGACTGAACGGAGAAAAGGGCGTAACCAAAAAGGAAATCAAACCTCAAGTGGACAAATACACCTTTGCGGACGGTAAATCCATTATCGTTCTTGCGGAGGGACGTCTTGTAAACTTAGGTTGTGCGACCGGTCACCCTTCTTTCGTAATGTCCTGTTCCTTCACGAACCAAGTACTGGCTCAGATCGAACTTTACAACAATAAGTATGAGCTCGGAGTCTATACACTTCCGAAACATTTGGATGAGAAAGTGGCCGCTCTTCACCTTGATCAGTTGGGAGTTCGTTTAACAAAACTGAACCAAAAACAAGCTGACTATCTGGGAGTTCCTCTAAACGGGCCTTTCAAACCGGAGAACTACAGGTACTGA